Genomic segment of Pelmatolapia mariae isolate MD_Pm_ZW linkage group LG6, Pm_UMD_F_2, whole genome shotgun sequence:
GAGGCAGAAGTAGGCGTCCAGTATGGCCAGGTTGAGGATAAAGGTGTCAGATGTGAAAGCGTCACTTTTCTTGGtaatgatctgccagatgacCAAGATGTTACACGGAGTCCCTACTGCCAAGTTAAACACCTTGACTCCATAGTAGAAAATATAGCCATAAGGGGCCACGGCGCATATTGGGAACTCGTACCATAGCGGACGAACGTGGACCGCACTGGGGTTGGTAGAGTTTGCAGAATGATTGTAGGCAGTGTTCAGAGTGTTGTTGGACATTGCAGAACAAAGGAGCTGGAAAGTTGTTAGAAAGACCAATTAGATTTTACTGTtcagtatttaaataaaatgtgtagaTGCTTCGCTGAAAACAAGCagccaacaaaaaaaaaataaaaaattgaagGGCATGCCCATTCCACAgatatgctttttaaaaatgtttttgcaccaGAAAATTGTGTTGTTTCAAGAACTATTAGTCTTTATAATGTTCTTCACAATCTATATTACATTTTGATAAATAATAGAGCCATGGAGGAACTGATTGCTATTTGATTCCAAACAGTGGCCCCTTTTTAAAGTATAAAATTTCACATAAGATATGTCATTGCTTATGGCTTAAATCTAAAAATGAAACATACACAAAGACATCTTACCTTAAAAGGTTTTTGATTTGTCTTGTGGTCCTAGTCTTCGCCACTCACTGCAGGACTTTCCCGTTATTACCAACTGTTCACTTATAAACATGCTCCACAAGGACTAATGTCACATAGTAGATGTGGGCCAATCTGAACGACATCAAAGACGTCTTTTCAAAATCATGTCTTATCCAAGCCGTGATTGGCCAGTGATGCAGAGACAGCTTCCGCGATTGGATAACTCAGATATGTGGCGTACATACAGCCTGTTTTGGCTGATCTAGATTGAAATGTTATTGTGTCCATTAAAAAGTACTTATATGGGCTTCAGAGGTAAAAGTAAATGACTTACAGGCTACATGCCATCAGGGGTCTGTAGTTGTTGAACCTTATTTTGTGCCGTGAACATGATATATGTAAgttgtgttgttgctgttgcatTATTATAAAGACATTGGTCTTATAGTTGCACCAAACTGCCTCTCTgctttcatatttttcatttatgaCTCATAGGGTGTATAAGGCAAGCTGATCCCAGGTCTGTTCCTATGGGTAATTTACCTACAGTAAAACTGCAGTGAAATATTCATCTCACTGATGCAACTGTACACTGTAAACAGGTGATGCAAGGTAAGCATCAATGAGAAATCTAATGCAAGGTGTTACTGAACTGCCTGtagaaagtttaaaaagggtAATGCTGTAGGGAATATGAGCCTGCAAAGCCATGAAAAACACTCGTTTATACAAACTATCCTGTATGTTTGTTAATGTTTTGCATATATGGCATATATGCCAATCGTTTACCTTTATGTAATACCAACATAAAATTATTAGACAACCTTTTTGGTACAAACTGTACAGTTGACACAGTCTGTGCACATTATCCTTCAACTCCTAATGATAGAGAAGCTAACGTCATATCTGACTGTTATGTTGAAACACTGATGTAAATAGAAGTGAATGTTCAGTATCGGAAAGACAGTTACTGATGCTCGCCAGTGTAAAATAAGGTTAACAGAACTGTCTCTGAAGAGGCTGGCCCTCAACATCTACAGTCTGACAGTCTGTGTACAAATCCATTCAAGACCACTGCTACCTCTCCCAGTAGTGATTGACCAAAACAGATCACACCAATAGGGAGGCTGGGAGGCCACAAAGGAACCTGGGATGACCTTGTAAATTCCTGAATGaagtgtaatatttttaaattgggAAAATCTGACGGTTTATTTATGACATCTTTATGCAAAAACATAGAGAACCATAGAGATCACAAACTTTAAAACAGCCCTTCATTTTCATTAATGAGGAAGGAAGTTTATGTGATGCCCCATCTGCCAGTTCTGGCTGTGGATattcaaatgaataaaatgaatatCCATGAAGAGCTCAGTTTCGGTCAGGAGTTTGTCTGTGGCTTGTCATAAAACTGATCCAAGCTTGAATTAATGGACTTCTGGAGAAAAAACTGGAATTTCTGAAAAGCAAAGTAAATGTAAGATGTTTTACAATTTGTAGAAATGTCTTCTTATTTCAAACAAATGTCTGCTGTGGTTTAACTTCCAGTTTAAACCCTTTTCTGGTTACTTCATTGACAGAAATCTAATAAATGCTAGCTTATTTGACTGcagtctatctatctatctatctatctatctatctatctatctatctatctatctatctatctatctatctatctatctatctatgagCACCAATTCAAGGTCTTTCAAAGTGGttttttggacattggctgcctTTGcaatcattttcagtccagttcttaaAATGgaccattatttatttatttattgttttgctAAGCCACTGAACATTAACCAATGAACCATTTAATCACAAAAAATGTACCTCACCAGGAATGAACTTTTATGTATATTGTGTATGCACAAAAAAGGGTACTTTCAGGATGTTTGCACATAGTCCAAAACTACTAGTTTTAGTTTATGAGAGTTCAGGGTGTGTTGAAGAGTAAAAgtagtcataccaaatatttacAAGGTTGTTAAAATTGTACAAATTCTATTTTTGTCTTACATACTGCTTGTTGCAGTTCTTTGCACATATATCTATAAATTACTGCACCAATATCACATTTTCATAGCACAATGTAAACAAcactttgcacagtactgtataagACTGTTAAAAGTCTAGATTCTACTAATTAATCAGGATTATATGTTAATTAGATTTCAGCAAACGGTGGGTTAAATCAaactgtgttgttgttcagctcacAGGAGACCACATCACCTAAACAAATGAGAAGCTGAAAACAGAACTATGATAACAGTAGAGCTGGTAAATACGTGACAGATAGAGTGAATTTGCATCATTTCTATAAACGAAACAAAGTGTGCAAAACAGCACCTGGCATAAGATTGACGTGACATGCAAAATAAAGAAGCAGTGTTTTTTTAGACGAGTCAAAGTCATTACTGTCTACAATAGAAAGATTTGTTTTTTGGAATTGAAGCAAGTGCCCAGTGGAGCTTACGTTGTTAGACTTTGTAAGGTAATAATGTATCAGTGTTGtgttttagtcatttttaggaATTAGTTGAGATTTCAAATTTTTGTAAAATATCTTCTGTTTTTGACAGAGCTCGACACATGGGAAACTCCACGGCAGagactgaaatatttttgtGGTACTTCTTGCCCACAGTAGTGACTGTGCCACCACTAGGACTGCCAACTAATGCTTGGGTCATTTACCTCCTGCTGGGCAAACCTGGTATTTGCTCTACCTCAGAGATCTTCACACTGAATCTGGCAGTAATCGATATGCTGTTCTGTATCACAGTCGTGGGCGAATACATTGATCTTTGGTTTAATCAGTCAATGGAGGCCACTAGCTTCCTGGCGTGGGGTTTAAACCAGGGAGGGGGGCcgctttttctttgctttttgagTTTGGACAGCTACGTAGCAGTCTGCCATCCTCTGTTCTTTCTGCGGCTCAAAGATCCCAAACTGCGGCTGTCGTTATGCTTGATGGGGAGTGCCATCACTGCTGCTTGCTGCCTTCTGGTCAAAGTCTCTGCAGGGTATAAGTGGAATGTGATACTAGCAATCATAAGCTTCTCCACTGTGGTCGTAACAACTTGCAGCACCCTGATTCTCAAGTCTCTCCGCCAGTCAGGACCCAGCAAAAAAGAGGTCCACCCAGTTAAAAAGCGAGCATTCAAAATAGTGCTGTCTGCGCTGGTTATAATCAACGTCCACTACCTCCCCCCCATTGGAGAATACCTGCTGAGGCAGCTTGGTCCCACTTCTTTCAAGCCCTATTCAGTTGTCACCTGTGTGGCCTACTGGATTCTCTCCATGAGCAGCTTTGTTCAGCCTCTGACTTATCTCATCCGAACGAAGCAGCTGCCCAAAATCAGCGGAGAGTAAAACTGATGCAAGAGTGCAGAGCGGCTGATAACGTGATGGAAAAGCTGAGCTGCAACCTGCACAGTGATCAGCAATATTTAAAAATCCATTTTTAACCATAATACTAAGTTGTTGGTATTTTCtgcgatttaaaaaaaatctactggTAGCTGCTTTATGCCTCTAAATGCTTGTATGCAAACCTGACATTTTTCTCTCTCATATCTTCGACTCAGGAACCAGGAAGTAAATTTGTCAATAACCACGATGAGCTTCACAGGATGTACAATAAGTACAACAACAAAGACATAttgcattgttttattttagaacTCAAATATCCAAATTTGGCTTACAGACAAAAATTTAGTCAAATACTCTGCAGAACACTTTAGGGCTCCGTGTGAGAGAAAATTTCTAAAATCCAAattgaaaacaaatgttttgttttgcttgatcctaaaaaacaatttaatatTTGAGGATAGAGAAAATGAACCTGATTGATCAATCTAAACCTTAACACTGGTCAAATAAGAGGAATGATACACTCTGAGGTGTAGGCTCTAGACTCCCATCAAtgcttacatttttaaacaaagctTCAGCAAATGTGAGTCTATTAGACACATGTTGGAATGTTTAGTTATGCAAAATCAAGCTATTTAAGGATTAAAGTGAAAACTGTAAGTGAAcatgttaaacacatttaacaACATTAGCGTGTATTATTGCGTGTATTGTATTGTCTACAATTATGTTCAGTTTATCTATAGCCCGCAGTACACCAGGAGAGTGGTTATTAAGCTTTTTAGGAATGTAAACAATCATTTATAAAACAGCCatcaatgcaaaaatatatcttcatttcattttaacatTACTTTTTGAAAACATGTGTTAATGACACTGTGTCTCCTTTGTTTAACAACTTGTATATATCAGCATCTATTAAAtagacaaaacacaaataataataatacttctGAAAACCTGACCCTTTGTTAAGTTATCCAAATCTGAACTGCTTGAAATCAGGAAGAACATTTCACGTCATTCTGTAAATGATACTTTCTCTCATCTTCTGTCTAAAtgtacaacaaataaaaacaaaaattctgCAATGTCATTGTGTGAAATTGTGTTTTCTGGGTTTTGAATGACACAATCCAAAGATCTGACATAATAATTGACAATAATTCAAAATGATTTTCGAGCCGGTCCTACAAAATGGACGGAGCAAAAAGAATTTGTAAAAGAATTTCTGTTTTATGCATAAAtagcacttttttctatccTGGTTAAACATTTCATACAAATGTAAGCATTATGTACAgagtaaaaaacaaagctgtCATGGCTTCAACACGACGTCTGTCAAAGAGGTTAGAAAAACAGCTTTTCAAGTATTCAAGTACCAGAAGGAAAATCCACACTGATGTGTCAAAACTTGCTGAAAGGAAATGTTACCAAGCTGCATATTTTACCTTTCATAGTGATATGAAATTACATTTTCCTTTAAGAACATCAAGCACTGCTGATTAGAAAACATTCACTGCTGCCCTCTGTGTATTTCCACCTGATGCTGATGTCACATCAGCATCAAATCAAAAAAAATAAGaagcccaaaacaaaacaaaacaaaacaaaacaaaacaaaacaaaacaaaacaaaacaaaacaaaacaaaacaaaacaaaacaaaacaaaacaaaacagtgttttCAACCTGTTCAGGTATCAGGCAACATATGTGACTGAGTGCTAGGCAAActtgatttttttgtgttttaattgtATAAACATAAAATACTGAGACTCATTTAAATACCTATGAATGAACAGAGTGTGTTAGAAACAAGATTTCATTAACGTCACTTCATTTCTTTTGTGGTCTAAGATGGAAAGATGAATAAAGCTAATAACCAGCTATAGAAACCAGgacaagtaaataaaataagagaCTGTTTCTATTACTTGTCACTGTGCCACTGAGCAAGGTGTTGAACATTCAACTCCTCTGTGGCTTCCCAGCGACAAAACGGAAAGAGATGTTATTTTACCAGAGAACTCTCAGGTGGGATGGAGCGCTGTACACATGCAAAGTAGGAAAAAAagattgttaataataatagtttgtaataagaaaagctttaaaatgatcTTGTGGCACAATCATATAATTGAAAGCATAAAGTTGCCAGAACCTTAAACTTCCATGtagacttttgtttttcaggaacTTTTATCAAAGCAAATGTGCACTGCACAACAAGGATCTTACACGTTTTTATCCTTTAATATTAAGAGGTTCGAAAAACCCCAGTAAAACACAGCTGAAACAAAGAGGTGTGCGTGTGAACACTAAAACACTTTTCAGTAGCATTTGGCCCTGAGACCAGCAAAGCTTCGTCGCGTCGTCAAGTCACTCCGAGTGAGTCTGAAGCCTCACGTGGTGGCGATCTTTCCGTGCACGCGGAAGCGGTAAAGACACGTATACTCGACGTGACCCCAGTTACTGAGAACTCTCAGCTCCACGACTCTGTAAACCATGTCGCTCGGATTCTGTGTGAGgcggagaagaaaagaaaagataggAAAGAAAGTTAAACAACAAAATCTAAGTGTAAAGGAGAGCATGCAACAAACACTTATGATTACTACACTTTATACAGAAGCAGAAGTAGTCTGCTTGTGGTCTGTGTCTCTGTAAATATAATGAGCGGTGAATATTAAGATGGGTTCATTTGAACTCACAGGAATCTTAAACGTCTGCGTTGGCTCTCCATACTCATCGTAAGTGAACGTCCCCAGCAGTGTTCCTTCTTCTGTGTCGTTTTCCATCCCCTGGAAAGAGACAAATGGCACCTGGGTCAGatttcaaaattaaaattgGCTTTATGTCActctcaaagtttttctttgagaCTTAATTCCATACAGTACTCCTACATTAGGTCCTACGGttgataaatggcagatttagatcatccacatttaaaaaatgacaagtgAAATAATAAACAAGTCACATTCATGAACTACAAATATCAGAAAAGTTACAATTTGTAGCTATCACATTGTGCCGAGGCTTTTTAATaggaagtggaagaaaatgaatgtaatAATTGGCAGGTATGCGTGTCTGTCAAGCAGAAAACTCTGCTGTGAGAAATTCAGTAAAAAACTGCAGCTGCTCAAGGTTACACTTGAAGCTGGCTCCTGTGGTAAAAAGCGCAAATTTACAGCACAATGGTACAAAGGTAGTTTGGCCTGCAGCTACTTTCGTCCTTTACAACAAGTGTATGGAGTGTATTAACCTTTAACTGTAAAGGCTTAAACTTAGAGATGTGTGTGCTCTTTTGGTGCCTTCTGGTGGATTTTTCATGGAATTATCTGAGCTGCACGGTTACTTTTACAAACAGCTGTGGTCCAGTTAAGGTGAGTGAAACAGTCTTAACAGTGTTAACCTCTACATGATCAATGGGATTTTTGTCTTCAAACACCTGAATAAATTgccagacaaagcaaaactgATACATATGAAAACTCGTATATGCAAACTGATATTTCTCTACTGTTTCAATTCATATTTCAGAAGATTTAATATCcatttaaaaatagataaatagataaataaaaaatctttttatgtCATGGTTCAGGCTGTACAAGGTTAAGATCCAGCTTGCAAACCATGCTTGCTAGCTTTCATCCATATACATTTACTTCTGACACCAATAATGCAACATGGCAGAGGCCAAAATGCTAAAGCTTTAAAATCCAGTGTGTGCTGTCACTGTGGACAAATGCAGAGTGTGCGTTGTTACTTGAGTTATTGCTGGAAATGTGATCACATGTGTACTGTGTGCAGTTCAATCTGATGTTTTAGTTAATTTGTGTATGCATATAAGTGTACCTGAGAACCAGCATGACTTagcagcagctttaaatgtCTCAACCACAAATGCTGCCTCTGAGGTATAATTTCACATCTTTACGTCTGACAGATATTGTAGTACATCTGTATATCCTAaagcacaggtgtcgaactccaggcctcgagggccggtgtcctgcaggttttagatgtgtccttgacgcaacacagctgatttaaatgtctaaatgacctcctcaacatgtcttgaagttctccagaggcctggtaatgagctaatcatttgattcaggtgtgttgacccagggtgaaatctaaaacctgcaggacaccggccctcaaggcctggagtttgacacccctgtctTAAAGGGTACGTGATGCTCTGGCTGAGGACAAACAGACCTGGTGGGTTCGCTCTTTCCCACCAGGTCTGTTGGGAAAGTACCCTCCCTGCTCCCTCCATGTATCTATGTTTGATCTAAGTCATTAAGACCCACGAGCTCACAAACTCTCATTAATGATGAACTGACTGCTAGCTACTGGTTATTTTCCTGCTTCAGGCaggcagctttttttttctttttaaagcaaGCACAGGCAGTCATGTGTCCCCACACTGTTTCTACACTGGAAGCACTCACATAGACTTCAAAGTCTTTGGGTGCTGAGTCAATTCGGCCAGTGGGAGAGTTGTAGCGTGGCAGGTGGTCCAGTGTCACATGAGTTATCCGTATGGGGTGGGACAAAGAGATCACAAGTGTTCCCTGGACACCATGAAATGCCCAGCATTTCCCTGGAAGCAGCACTGGGTAACCCTGGGGAGGAAGACGGCGGGAGATGTAGTCAGTAAAAATGAAAGGGCTAACAGTCTAAAGTGAAAAGCCCTGGAGGGTAAAATGACAATAAGGGGACAGATAAGCAAACTGATGGTCATTATACCTGAATGACAGTGCGTGGGCTTTCAGATGGATACCAAAGAGGGAAACCAAACAGGGTCACACATGCTGATCGAATACGGTACGTCTCTGAGCACCTGGTACTGATCACACtggcacctacacacacacacacacacacacacacacacacacacacacacacacacacacacacacacacacaaagggcaATAAGAGTTaagaaatgcttttttaaatcttctATACATTATAGAGTGTAAGATTAAATGACAACAATCTTTGCTGGTGACTGATGACAAGATGCATGAATGTCATTTAGAATAATTACAGAAGACAAATCAACAggtaaataaattaaacaaccAATAACTAAATATTTAtgataaaaagtgttttttgggtgcaaaaacagcaaacacacacatgcacacactgaaTTTTATCAAAAATAATTTGATCTTTATCTAAACATTCCTGACCTTGAGTCTCCAGGGCAAAGTCAGCCACTTTATCAGCCATGGGACGTCCACAGTCTGCGCAGCTTCCAGTGCTGCTGAGCCTGATTGCATCCTGCTCCTTATTCACATTCACAAACAGAGTATACTATTAAGTACTGATAGGTGTAACAACTCATATCTAGCGGCATAAGCCAACACACGCATACAGTTACTACTAGTTACCTTGATGCGGTCAGTGAGCCACTTCTCCATGGCCTGTTGGAGCTCAGGTGTGAGGTGATTGTGTATAGGTGTGTTGGTAGGATCAGGGCAGGGGGCTGGAGGAGGCATCACCTGGATGGATGACAACTCCTGGGCCAACTGTAAGAGAAAAGACTATGCATAAAAACCAGGCAAAGTTCCAGACTGCATTCATTAACCTTCGGCTGCTTTAAATATAGATAAGTTGAACCTATCAGGACTTCTACCTTAT
This window contains:
- the LOC134628925 gene encoding B2 bradykinin receptor-like, with amino-acid sequence MGNSTAETEIFLWYFLPTVVTVPPLGLPTNAWVIYLLLGKPGICSTSEIFTLNLAVIDMLFCITVVGEYIDLWFNQSMEATSFLAWGLNQGGGPLFLCFLSLDSYVAVCHPLFFLRLKDPKLRLSLCLMGSAITAACCLLVKVSAGYKWNVILAIISFSTVVVTTCSTLILKSLRQSGPSKKEVHPVKKRAFKIVLSALVIINVHYLPPIGEYLLRQLGPTSFKPYSVVTCVAYWILSMSSFVQPLTYLIRTKQLPKISGE